The following are encoded in a window of Thermococcus sp. CX2 genomic DNA:
- a CDS encoding flavin reductase family protein: MKPYRLLYPMRTYLVVAGKGEETNVMAADWVTVVSFEPFMVGVAVSPKRHTWGLIKKYREFVISVPSLDMLPDVWIAGTRHGPEKLKEMKITLVPSKAVETPSIKEALANVECKLVDERDYGDHTWFVGEVVGSSYRNDAFEGGKPNLEAEFLAHAAWTDFVTFEKRVHHPPGI, translated from the coding sequence ATGAAGCCGTACAGACTCCTCTATCCGATGAGGACTTACCTCGTGGTGGCTGGAAAGGGTGAGGAAACCAACGTAATGGCCGCCGATTGGGTTACCGTCGTGTCCTTTGAGCCCTTTATGGTCGGCGTCGCGGTTTCTCCGAAGAGACACACGTGGGGACTGATAAAGAAGTACCGCGAGTTCGTCATCAGCGTGCCGAGTCTCGATATGCTCCCGGATGTTTGGATAGCCGGCACCAGACACGGTCCTGAGAAGCTGAAAGAGATGAAAATAACCCTCGTTCCATCGAAGGCCGTTGAAACCCCCAGTATAAAAGAAGCCCTGGCGAACGTGGAGTGCAAACTGGTGGATGAGCGGGACTACGGGGATCACACGTGGTTCGTCGGAGAGGTCGTGGGAAGTTCATACAGGAATGATGCCTTTGAAGGTGGGAAGCCAAACCTTGAGGCTGAGTTTCTTGCGCATGCCGCTTGGACGGATTTTGTGACCTTTGAAAAGCGTGTTCATCACCCGCCGGGAATTTGA
- a CDS encoding flippase-like domain-containing protein, with translation MDWKKVGFLTFGILIIILLIWWAGVEDVIGVLKKARLDYFILAVLVYIAGVVLWALRWGVLLKSLNINASFRTILGAIFVGVFVNNVTPGARGGGEPMRMYYLSKRSNETYGPVFATIMADRILDLIPVIVMLFLSTVYVYRLGSTTLMITLLVLNAILAALIVITLVILLNERRTKRILYWFFGLVSRLMPKKAKKYEEKFIHNIEVNVPKFQKGFKLLLKDKKAFLLALAYSFAFWFLTLLRSYFIFLSIKYPVGLEEIMVVQMIGVVAGLISIIPGGAGFIEAINSGVYVLLGIDKNFAVTATLIDRLISYWIPTVLGGFLTTHFGVKLREDKKKKGLTEEGRIDNHEVWDSGQER, from the coding sequence ATGGACTGGAAGAAGGTCGGCTTCCTCACCTTTGGGATCCTCATAATAATCCTACTCATCTGGTGGGCGGGGGTAGAGGATGTAATAGGCGTTCTAAAAAAAGCGAGGCTTGACTACTTCATACTCGCCGTGCTCGTTTACATTGCGGGTGTTGTTCTCTGGGCCCTTCGCTGGGGGGTGCTCCTCAAGAGCCTCAACATAAACGCCTCCTTTAGGACGATTCTGGGCGCGATATTCGTGGGTGTTTTTGTGAACAACGTCACACCCGGGGCCCGCGGCGGCGGTGAGCCTATGAGGATGTACTACCTCTCAAAGCGCTCCAATGAGACATACGGCCCAGTTTTTGCCACAATAATGGCCGATAGAATCCTCGACCTCATTCCGGTCATCGTTATGCTGTTCCTTTCGACGGTTTACGTCTATCGCTTAGGCTCAACGACGCTGATGATAACCCTGCTCGTCCTCAATGCAATCCTTGCCGCCTTGATCGTAATAACGCTCGTTATACTCCTGAACGAGAGGAGAACCAAGAGGATTCTCTACTGGTTCTTCGGGCTGGTCTCCAGGCTGATGCCAAAGAAGGCAAAAAAGTACGAGGAGAAGTTCATCCACAACATCGAAGTAAACGTCCCCAAGTTCCAGAAGGGCTTTAAACTCCTCCTGAAAGACAAAAAAGCCTTCTTACTGGCCCTAGCATATTCCTTCGCTTTCTGGTTCCTCACCCTTCTCCGCTCCTACTTCATCTTCCTGAGCATTAAATACCCAGTTGGCCTTGAGGAGATAATGGTCGTGCAGATGATAGGCGTTGTCGCGGGTTTGATAAGCATTATTCCAGGCGGTGCAGGATTTATAGAGGCCATAAACTCAGGTGTCTACGTCCTCCTCGGCATAGATAAGAACTTCGCCGTTACCGCAACGCTCATCGATAGGCTGATATCGTACTGGATACCAACGGTTCTCGGCGGCTTCCTCACAACCCACTTTGGCGTTAAGCTCAGGGAGGATAAGAAAAAGAAAGGTTTAACTGAAGAAGGGAGAATTGACAACCATGAAGTTTGGGATAGTGGCCAGGAGAGATAA
- a CDS encoding bifunctional N(6)-L-threonylcarbamoyladenine synthase/serine/threonine protein kinase, with translation MIALGIEGTAHTLGIGIVTEDKVLANVFDTLTTEKGGIHPKEAAEHHARLLRPLLRKALDEAGIAIEDVDLIAFSQGPGLGPALRVVATAARALAIKHRKPIIGVNHCIAHVEITKMFGVKDPVGLYVSGGNTQVLALEGGRYRVFGETLDIGIGNAIDTFARELGIGFPGGPKIERLALKGEKYIELPYAVKGMDLSFSGILTEAVRKYRTGKYRVEDLAYSFQETAFAALVEVTERAVAHTGKDEVVLVGGVAANNRLREMLKTMTEDRGIEFFVPPYDLCRDNGAMIAYTGLRMYLGGVRFGLEDTVVKQKFRTDEVEVVWS, from the coding sequence ATGATAGCGTTAGGTATAGAGGGGACGGCACATACCCTTGGCATAGGTATAGTTACCGAGGATAAAGTCTTAGCAAACGTATTTGATACTTTGACCACCGAAAAGGGGGGTATCCATCCAAAGGAAGCCGCCGAGCACCACGCGAGGCTTTTGAGGCCCCTCCTGAGAAAGGCTCTTGACGAGGCTGGAATAGCTATCGAGGACGTTGACCTGATAGCCTTCTCCCAGGGGCCCGGTCTCGGTCCTGCCCTTCGTGTTGTTGCCACCGCCGCACGGGCCCTGGCCATAAAGCACCGCAAGCCAATAATCGGCGTGAACCACTGCATAGCCCACGTTGAGATCACGAAAATGTTCGGCGTTAAAGACCCCGTCGGCCTCTACGTGAGCGGTGGAAACACCCAGGTTCTGGCATTGGAGGGAGGTCGTTACAGGGTTTTCGGTGAGACTCTCGACATAGGCATCGGGAACGCCATCGATACCTTCGCCCGCGAGCTGGGCATAGGCTTCCCCGGGGGGCCGAAGATTGAGAGGCTCGCCTTAAAGGGCGAGAAGTATATCGAGCTTCCATACGCGGTCAAAGGTATGGATTTGAGCTTTTCTGGAATCCTTACCGAGGCCGTCAGGAAGTACAGGACCGGAAAGTACCGCGTTGAGGATCTGGCATACTCCTTCCAGGAGACGGCCTTTGCCGCGCTCGTTGAGGTTACCGAGAGGGCCGTTGCCCACACAGGCAAGGATGAGGTTGTTCTCGTTGGCGGCGTTGCGGCCAACAACCGCCTTAGGGAGATGCTCAAAACGATGACAGAGGACAGGGGGATAGAGTTCTTCGTTCCCCCGTACGACCTGTGCAGGGACAACGGGGCCATGATAGCTTATACTGGATTGAGAATGTACCTCGGAGGCGTCAGGTTCGGCCTCGAGGACACGGTCGTAAAGCAGAAGTTCAGAACCGATGAGGTGGAGGTTGTATGGAGCTGA
- a CDS encoding DUF835 domain-containing protein, giving the protein MELKVSIWVFFIDVVLFIVIGYSTLYVAKRMSRYGEPLNRFIVVVAVSLFTATIGRALDIVDDFTGNVATIVSVERVLYFLSIIGIAYGLLSYISHIERTILPVPSKAPGSAKLSSGGYLYMGGSTKELVEFISSIDAPVLVITRSPWKYENLGEHVQILWVTQVTDKGIGLTKLHVVIESAVKFLRGGGRLIVVDCLETLILYNDFTAIFRFLTALKDHAVETKSAVLVVVDKETLKERELNVLLREFAPVRNLKSLLKTSA; this is encoded by the coding sequence ATGGAGCTGAAGGTTTCGATCTGGGTCTTTTTTATTGATGTCGTGCTGTTCATCGTCATCGGGTATTCTACGCTCTATGTCGCCAAGAGGATGTCACGTTACGGTGAACCCCTCAACAGGTTCATTGTGGTTGTGGCAGTTTCCCTGTTTACAGCGACAATAGGCCGAGCCCTTGATATCGTTGACGATTTTACTGGGAATGTAGCTACCATTGTGTCTGTGGAGCGGGTTCTCTACTTCCTGTCGATAATTGGCATAGCCTATGGCCTGTTAAGTTACATAAGTCATATTGAAAGAACCATTTTACCAGTCCCTTCAAAAGCTCCCGGGAGCGCGAAGCTCTCTTCTGGAGGTTATCTCTACATGGGGGGAAGCACAAAGGAACTTGTGGAGTTCATTTCCTCAATTGACGCTCCGGTGCTTGTCATCACTAGGAGCCCCTGGAAGTATGAAAACCTCGGAGAGCACGTTCAAATCCTGTGGGTGACCCAGGTCACTGACAAGGGAATCGGCCTGACGAAGCTTCACGTCGTCATTGAGAGTGCAGTAAAGTTCCTTCGGGGCGGGGGCAGGTTGATAGTGGTGGACTGCCTTGAAACTCTTATTCTGTACAACGACTTTACGGCCATCTTTAGATTCCTCACGGCACTGAAAGACCACGCCGTTGAAACAAAGTCTGCCGTGCTCGTGGTTGTTGATAAGGAAACACTGAAAGAAAGGGAGCTGAACGTTCTCCTTAGGGAGTTCGCCCCCGTGAGGAATTTGAAGAGCCTTCTCAAAACTTCCGCTTGA
- a CDS encoding NAD(+) kinase has product MKFGIVARRDKEAALKLAYRVYDFLKVSGYEVYVDTDTHRYLPEFQEEDVLPLEDFDVDFIIVIGGDGTILRVEHKTKKEIPLLGINMGTLGFLTEVEPHEAFFALSKLIEGDYHIDERIKLRTYLNGENVVPDALNEVAILTGIPGKIIHLRYYIDEGLADEIRADGLIVSTPTGSTGYAMSAGGPFVDPRLDVIVIAPLAPIALSSRPMIVPSYSKIDVRNMALTREIILAVDGQFYTYLEPETEITIKLSPRRAKFVRFSNEVYPKYTMKIKRKF; this is encoded by the coding sequence ATGAAGTTTGGGATAGTGGCCAGGAGAGATAAAGAGGCAGCCCTCAAGCTCGCATACAGGGTCTACGACTTCCTCAAGGTCAGCGGTTACGAGGTGTATGTGGATACCGACACACACAGATACCTGCCCGAATTTCAGGAGGAGGATGTTCTCCCGCTGGAGGACTTCGACGTCGATTTTATCATCGTTATCGGAGGAGATGGGACGATTCTCAGAGTAGAACACAAAACCAAGAAGGAGATACCTTTGTTGGGCATCAACATGGGGACGCTCGGTTTTCTCACGGAGGTTGAACCCCACGAGGCCTTCTTTGCCCTGAGCAAGCTAATTGAGGGTGATTACCATATAGACGAACGCATAAAGCTGAGGACGTACCTAAACGGCGAGAACGTAGTCCCTGATGCCCTCAACGAGGTGGCCATTCTAACGGGCATACCCGGAAAGATAATCCATCTGAGGTATTACATAGACGAAGGCCTCGCCGATGAAATCAGAGCCGACGGGCTGATAGTCTCAACACCGACAGGATCAACGGGCTACGCCATGTCCGCGGGAGGGCCCTTCGTGGATCCGAGGCTTGATGTAATCGTCATAGCACCCCTCGCACCGATAGCGCTGAGCTCGAGGCCAATGATAGTGCCGTCGTACAGCAAGATAGACGTGAGGAACATGGCCCTCACCAGGGAAATAATACTGGCGGTCGATGGGCAGTTCTACACCTACCTAGAGCCAGAGACGGAGATAACCATAAAGCTCTCCCCACGGAGAGCAAAGTTTGTGAGGTTCTCGAACGAGGTGTACCCAAAGTACACAATGAAGATCAAGCGGAAGTTTTGA